One part of the Bdellovibrio bacteriovorus genome encodes these proteins:
- the recA gene encoding recombinase RecA: MANATVDNKANSEKIKALELAVSTIEKQFGKGSIMRLGANDSLVKDVEAISTGALSLDIALGIGGLPKGRIVEIYGPESSGKTTLCLSVIAQAQKKGGVVAFVDAEHALDVNYARKLGVNTEDLLISQPDTGEQALEITETLVRSGAIDVLVVDSVAALVPRAEIEGDMGDSHVGLQARLMSQALRKLTAAINRSNTLVSSVRLDVRRVGAIKNGEDVTGNRTAVKVVKNKMAPPFTKVEFDLMYGEGISEEGDLLDLAVTAGMVEKSGAWFSINGERMGQGRDAAKTFLKEHPEYMTELRKKILAANGIGKLLVDTNGNNGEDHEGTEPTEIEAEDAAPKKGKKGKH, encoded by the coding sequence ATGGCAAACGCTACTGTAGACAACAAAGCAAACTCAGAAAAAATCAAAGCCCTTGAATTGGCTGTTTCGACTATCGAAAAGCAATTCGGTAAAGGCTCCATCATGCGTTTGGGCGCGAACGATTCTTTGGTTAAAGACGTTGAAGCGATCAGCACCGGTGCATTGAGCCTGGATATCGCTTTGGGTATCGGCGGTCTTCCAAAAGGTCGTATCGTTGAAATCTACGGACCAGAGTCTTCTGGTAAAACAACTCTGTGCTTGTCTGTTATCGCTCAAGCTCAGAAAAAAGGCGGCGTTGTTGCCTTCGTCGATGCGGAGCACGCGTTGGACGTAAACTACGCTCGTAAACTGGGTGTAAACACGGAAGATCTTCTGATCTCCCAGCCAGACACTGGTGAACAGGCTTTGGAAATCACTGAAACTCTTGTTCGCTCCGGCGCGATCGACGTATTGGTTGTCGACTCCGTAGCAGCCTTGGTTCCTCGTGCAGAGATCGAAGGTGACATGGGTGATTCCCACGTTGGTTTGCAGGCTCGTTTGATGTCCCAGGCTCTTCGTAAATTGACTGCGGCGATCAACCGTTCCAACACGCTTGTTTCTTCTGTTCGTTTGGATGTACGCCGTGTGGGCGCGATCAAAAACGGTGAAGACGTGACGGGTAACCGTACTGCGGTGAAAGTTGTTAAGAATAAAATGGCGCCTCCATTCACCAAAGTTGAATTCGATTTGATGTACGGTGAAGGTATCTCTGAAGAGGGTGACCTTCTGGATCTGGCAGTGACTGCGGGCATGGTTGAAAAATCCGGCGCATGGTTCTCTATCAATGGTGAGCGCATGGGCCAAGGCCGTGATGCTGCGAAAACCTTCCTGAAAGAGCACCCGGAATACATGACTGAACTTCGTAAGAAGATCCTTGCGGCAAACGGTATCGGCAAACTTTTGGTTGATACTAACGGCAACAACGGTGAAGACCACGAAGGCACAGAGCCAACTGAAATCGAAGCGGAAGATGCTGCTCCGAAAAAAGGTAAAAAGGGCAAGCACTAG
- a CDS encoding CinA family protein, translating into MMPNDQKLQELIRSLRDQKLTVGFAESCTGGALSAFVTEQPGVSDIFLGSVVSYSNEAKVDLLGVRRDTLMQEGAVSETVARQMAHGVRRQLKTDWSVAITGIAGPTGGTPSKPVGTVCFAIAGPGFEDSRKELFSGDRKSIQMTSVDYAVAWLKEVLDKK; encoded by the coding sequence ATGATGCCAAACGATCAGAAGCTTCAAGAACTCATTCGATCCCTTCGCGACCAAAAACTCACAGTGGGTTTTGCGGAAAGTTGTACTGGAGGTGCACTTTCGGCTTTTGTAACAGAGCAACCAGGCGTGTCCGACATATTTCTAGGCTCTGTGGTTTCTTACTCTAACGAGGCGAAGGTGGATCTTCTGGGGGTTCGTCGAGACACTCTCATGCAAGAGGGTGCGGTGAGCGAGACAGTCGCTCGTCAAATGGCGCACGGAGTGCGTCGTCAGCTTAAAACTGATTGGTCTGTGGCAATCACAGGTATCGCTGGTCCGACAGGTGGAACACCGTCAAAGCCAGTGGGCACTGTATGCTTTGCCATCGCTGGACCGGGTTTTGAAGATTCCCGAAAAGAACTCTTTTCAGGCGATCGCAAATCCATCCAGATGACTTCGGTAGACTACGCAGTGGCTTGGCTGAAAGAAGTTCTCGACAAGAAATAG
- a CDS encoding phosphatidylglycerophosphatase A family protein produces MGTLATIPIVILLSKLGPLVYMGAVILLLPVGIAACEAYERSKGGHDHKEIVIDEVLGFLITMVWMPMTWQAILIGFALFRLLDITKPLFIGYLDKKIQGGLGVMIDDVAAGIIASLIMQVIYTQTNWLGSQIVVISQ; encoded by the coding sequence GTGGGCACCCTGGCGACCATTCCAATTGTCATTCTTTTAAGCAAATTGGGTCCTTTGGTTTACATGGGGGCGGTGATTTTGCTGCTCCCAGTCGGAATTGCGGCCTGCGAGGCTTACGAACGTTCCAAGGGCGGTCATGATCACAAAGAGATCGTAATTGATGAGGTTTTGGGTTTTCTGATCACCATGGTTTGGATGCCTATGACATGGCAGGCCATTTTAATCGGTTTTGCCCTGTTCAGATTGCTGGACATCACAAAGCCTTTATTCATAGGATATTTAGATAAGAAGATCCAAGGAGGACTTGGAGTGATGATCGATGACGTGGCCGCGGGGATAATTGCGAGCCTCATCATGCAAGTGATCTACACTCAAACCAATTGGTTGGGCTCTCAGATCGTGGTGATCAGTCAATGA
- a CDS encoding GNAT family N-acetyltransferase, with protein MNSQGAEIYNSQNGCYYAFRPFSIERDFDVYYKWMHQKYVSQWWNLAKTRTELEAHLISELSDKHQDLFIGFIDGRPVSYWERYWLQDDILGKYVDSRPFDQGLHFLIGETAYLGRTYTPSLIAAFLKFQFEETRTQRIFGEPDIRNRKVLRYAEETCFEMQGIVEMPERASAVMVCRRDNFFAKYSAKPGKLWAASVRESGPVSEPSLML; from the coding sequence ATGAACTCTCAAGGCGCTGAGATCTATAACAGTCAGAACGGGTGCTACTATGCGTTTCGCCCTTTTTCCATCGAGCGTGATTTTGATGTGTACTACAAGTGGATGCATCAGAAGTATGTTTCGCAGTGGTGGAATCTGGCGAAAACCCGGACCGAGCTTGAAGCCCATCTGATCAGCGAACTTTCCGACAAACATCAGGATCTTTTCATCGGTTTTATTGATGGCCGCCCGGTCAGCTATTGGGAGCGTTACTGGCTTCAGGACGACATCCTGGGGAAGTACGTCGACAGCCGTCCGTTTGATCAGGGTTTGCATTTTTTGATCGGAGAAACCGCTTATCTGGGGCGCACTTACACGCCGTCGCTGATCGCCGCGTTCTTAAAATTCCAGTTCGAGGAAACCCGCACCCAGCGCATTTTTGGCGAGCCCGACATCCGCAACCGCAAGGTCCTTCGCTATGCCGAAGAAACGTGTTTTGAAATGCAGGGGATTGTTGAAATGCCCGAACGTGCGTCGGCCGTGATGGTCTGTCGTCGTGATAATTTCTTCGCCAAGTATTCGGCAAAACCGGGGAAACTGTGGGCGGCTTCAGTCCGGGAATCGGGGCCGGTTTCTGAACCTTCTTTAATGCTCTGA
- the trpS gene encoding tryptophan--tRNA ligase, whose protein sequence is MKPIILTGDRPTGPLHLGHYVGSLKNRVDLQDSHDQYIIIADVQALTDNYDDTTKVRDNILQVTLDYLAAGIDPAKSTIFVQSELPELFEMTTYFMNLVTVARLERNPTVKTEIQQKNLEKSLPAGFLTYPVSQAADILGFKANLVPAGEDQNPMIEQTNEIAQRFNHIYKTDFFKPVKGMPGVAGRLPGIDGKAKMSKSLGNAIYLSDDADTIKKKVQKMYTDPGHIRIEDPGKVEGNVVFSFLDVFDPRKDEVAALKEHYQRGGLGDGTLKVRLTEVLNTIIAPMRERRAQYAQDPQAVLKICKEGSLKAQEKTRQTLKEMKAIMGVGI, encoded by the coding sequence ATGAAACCAATCATTCTTACGGGCGACCGCCCAACAGGTCCCCTCCATCTTGGTCATTACGTTGGATCTCTTAAAAACCGCGTGGATCTTCAGGATTCCCACGATCAATACATCATCATCGCTGACGTTCAGGCTTTGACCGACAACTATGATGATACAACTAAGGTTCGCGACAACATCTTGCAAGTGACGTTGGACTATCTGGCGGCCGGCATTGATCCAGCAAAAAGCACCATCTTTGTTCAATCCGAATTGCCGGAACTGTTTGAGATGACCACTTACTTCATGAATCTGGTGACCGTGGCACGTCTGGAAAGAAATCCAACCGTGAAAACCGAAATCCAGCAGAAGAATCTGGAAAAATCCTTGCCTGCAGGTTTCCTGACTTACCCAGTAAGCCAGGCCGCTGACATTCTGGGCTTCAAGGCGAACCTGGTTCCAGCCGGTGAAGATCAAAACCCGATGATCGAGCAGACCAACGAAATCGCCCAGCGTTTCAACCACATCTACAAAACGGATTTCTTCAAGCCGGTCAAAGGCATGCCGGGTGTGGCGGGTCGCCTTCCAGGTATCGACGGCAAAGCGAAGATGAGTAAATCCTTGGGGAATGCCATCTATCTTTCCGACGATGCAGACACCATCAAAAAGAAAGTTCAGAAGATGTACACCGATCCAGGTCACATCCGCATTGAAGATCCGGGCAAAGTCGAAGGCAACGTCGTCTTCAGTTTCCTGGATGTCTTCGACCCAAGAAAAGATGAAGTCGCAGCTTTGAAAGAACACTATCAGCGCGGCGGTTTGGGTGATGGCACTTTGAAAGTGCGCCTGACTGAAGTTCTGAACACGATCATCGCACCCATGCGTGAACGTCGTGCCCAGTACGCTCAGGACCCGCAAGCGGTTCTGAAAATCTGCAAAGAGGGTTCCCTGAAAGCTCAGGAAAAAACCCGTCAGACTTTAAAAGAAATGAAAGCGATCATGGGAGTGGGGATCTAA
- a CDS encoding SDR family oxidoreductase, which yields MNLSAYSSLDLNGKTAVVCGASGGIGEAAAILLAQRGARIIAVARNEEKLKGLMSSLAGSGHRYLLADLGDTESLKTNVLAPLASETVHILLNNTGGPKGGPLHKASVEEFDQPLRAHLKAAHLLVQAVLPSMQKNHYGRIINVISTSVKTPIPNLGVSNTVRGAMASWSKTLAGELAGFGVTVNNVLPGYIRTDRFRGLVDASAKSTNASVDEVEEAWKKTIPAGRIGEPQEMAEAIAFLASPAAAYITGINLPVDGGRTPAL from the coding sequence ATGAACTTATCCGCATATTCCTCTTTGGATTTAAATGGAAAAACCGCCGTCGTCTGCGGAGCTTCCGGTGGCATTGGCGAAGCTGCTGCCATACTGCTCGCGCAGCGCGGGGCACGCATTATTGCGGTGGCTCGCAATGAAGAGAAATTGAAAGGCCTGATGTCATCTCTGGCAGGCTCTGGTCACCGTTATCTGCTGGCGGATTTGGGGGACACGGAATCCTTAAAAACCAATGTCCTTGCTCCTTTGGCATCGGAAACTGTGCACATTCTTTTGAACAACACCGGTGGTCCCAAGGGCGGGCCTTTGCATAAGGCGTCTGTTGAGGAATTTGATCAGCCTTTGCGTGCGCATTTGAAAGCCGCTCATCTGCTGGTGCAGGCGGTTTTGCCGTCCATGCAGAAGAATCACTATGGTCGCATCATCAATGTGATTTCCACTTCCGTAAAAACTCCGATCCCGAATCTGGGCGTCTCCAACACCGTTCGTGGTGCGATGGCGAGCTGGTCAAAAACTTTGGCCGGTGAACTTGCGGGCTTTGGTGTGACGGTGAACAACGTGCTGCCGGGATATATTCGCACCGACCGTTTCAGAGGTCTGGTGGATGCTTCGGCGAAAAGTACAAATGCCAGTGTTGATGAAGTGGAAGAGGCCTGGAAGAAAACCATTCCGGCAGGAAGAATCGGAGAGCCTCAGGAGATGGCTGAAGCGATTGCCTTTTTGGCCAGTCCCGCCGCCGCTTACATCACCGGAATCAATCTTCCTGTGGATGGCGGCAGAACTCCGGCGCTTTAA
- a CDS encoding substrate-binding periplasmic protein → MKTRLLILPIIIFCFSAVASAKDCGRRFRIIVNNYAPLFDVNNEGHVHGLTFEFMNELSVRLGCIVSQAPMDAPRMHDDFKNWRADIVGLVIPSEKFRSSGEYVPVYSTVRKLLVNKAFYDPARSIADYIKDGRIKFGDQIGTRFFLKLAEKDLLIGAGRIVEYPSPATGYRQVVSGRVQAMFTSPAVYNYYQKVIPDFNQNVVAVPDPEYEMQGGIYLSLRRISKSEAEQIRKAISDMRKDGTLRRIVAKYTSAEDMVYYKDL, encoded by the coding sequence GTGAAAACACGGTTACTCATACTGCCAATTATCATTTTCTGCTTCTCTGCGGTGGCGTCAGCAAAAGACTGCGGTCGCCGCTTCCGAATTATCGTCAACAACTATGCTCCGCTATTTGATGTGAACAATGAAGGTCATGTTCATGGGCTGACATTTGAATTTATGAATGAACTGTCAGTTCGTCTGGGCTGCATTGTTTCTCAGGCCCCAATGGATGCCCCGCGCATGCACGATGATTTTAAAAACTGGCGCGCTGACATCGTGGGTTTGGTGATTCCTTCTGAAAAATTTCGTTCTTCCGGCGAATATGTTCCGGTGTATTCAACAGTTCGCAAGCTGTTGGTGAACAAAGCCTTCTATGATCCTGCACGCAGTATCGCGGACTATATCAAGGACGGGCGGATCAAGTTCGGTGATCAGATCGGGACAAGATTCTTTTTGAAGCTTGCCGAAAAAGATCTGCTTATCGGAGCGGGCCGAATTGTCGAATATCCAAGCCCGGCAACCGGCTATCGTCAGGTTGTTTCGGGACGCGTTCAGGCGATGTTCACTTCGCCAGCAGTGTACAACTACTATCAAAAAGTGATTCCTGATTTTAATCAGAATGTGGTGGCGGTTCCGGATCCTGAGTACGAGATGCAGGGGGGAATTTATCTTTCATTAAGAAGAATTTCGAAGTCCGAAGCAGAGCAAATAAGAAAAGCCATCAGTGACATGAGAAAAGACGGCACCCTTCGCAGGATTGTCGCAAAATACACTTCCGCTGAAGATATGGTCTATTATAAAGACCTTTAG
- a CDS encoding AMP-binding protein, protein MSFRNEFEQARDFLILHRSDYKHAYSQFRWPRFDDFNWALDYFDPMAEGNTKIGLWLVDEVGHEKKFSFSEISKRSNQAANFMRAKGLQKGDSVFLLIEDDAALWEIMLAAMKIGAVIVPNNPLLSQQELKERLNREKIKMIATTKAHTEKFDVTSSGVISVVVDAEVDGWIFYPEVYKESAEFEVSERTKATDPLFRYFTSSNTVKPKIVEHSHAGFTVGHLSTMYWMGLHPGDVHLGINSAGWAMHDWNSFIAPWNAEATVFVFKEKRFNASLILDVLDEYPITTFCAPPTVWRMLCQEDLGSYDVHLREALSTGEPLTADLISKVHHAWGLFIRDGYGQTESATLIGVPPEEKDSFGTSGKALPGFKIALLNDKGEETDSGEICVDISDSPWGLMSGLDSSQKYYHTGDSAYLDNMGNFTYCDRIDGLFKSSDYRISPFEIEFVLKEFPAIREAVVIPSPDPIRENVPKALITVSKGVEPSKELALDIMNFARMRLSPFKRIRRVEFMEIPKNTSGEVLRSDLVNLEREKRKSGEKAPYEFWEEDAKIVIPDTWAQELP, encoded by the coding sequence ATGAGTTTTCGTAATGAATTTGAGCAGGCGAGGGACTTTCTGATTCTGCACCGTTCAGACTATAAACATGCTTACAGCCAGTTCCGCTGGCCCCGCTTTGATGATTTCAACTGGGCCCTGGATTACTTCGACCCGATGGCTGAAGGCAATACCAAGATCGGTCTTTGGCTGGTGGATGAAGTCGGACATGAAAAGAAGTTCAGTTTCAGCGAAATTTCAAAACGCTCCAATCAAGCCGCGAACTTTATGCGAGCCAAAGGACTGCAAAAAGGGGATTCGGTCTTTCTTTTGATTGAAGATGATGCGGCCCTTTGGGAAATCATGCTGGCCGCCATGAAAATCGGCGCGGTGATTGTTCCGAACAACCCACTGTTATCCCAACAGGAGCTGAAAGAACGGCTCAATCGCGAAAAAATCAAAATGATCGCCACCACGAAAGCGCATACGGAAAAGTTTGATGTGACATCCTCAGGGGTGATTTCAGTGGTTGTGGATGCGGAAGTGGACGGCTGGATTTTTTATCCGGAAGTGTACAAAGAAAGCGCGGAATTCGAGGTCAGCGAACGCACGAAGGCCACCGATCCTCTGTTCCGGTATTTTACTTCATCGAACACGGTGAAACCAAAAATCGTCGAGCATAGCCACGCGGGCTTTACGGTGGGTCATCTTTCGACAATGTATTGGATGGGATTGCATCCGGGGGATGTGCATCTCGGAATCAATTCTGCTGGCTGGGCCATGCATGACTGGAACTCATTCATTGCGCCATGGAACGCCGAGGCCACGGTTTTTGTGTTTAAGGAAAAACGATTTAATGCCAGTCTGATTCTGGATGTGCTGGATGAATACCCGATCACCACCTTCTGCGCGCCACCAACGGTGTGGCGCATGCTGTGCCAAGAGGACCTGGGTTCGTATGACGTGCACTTGCGCGAAGCCCTCAGCACCGGTGAGCCCTTGACTGCGGATCTGATTTCAAAAGTCCATCATGCGTGGGGTTTGTTCATCCGCGACGGCTATGGTCAGACCGAGTCCGCGACCCTGATTGGCGTGCCCCCGGAAGAAAAGGACAGCTTCGGCACTTCCGGGAAAGCCTTGCCTGGTTTCAAAATCGCGTTGCTTAACGACAAGGGTGAAGAGACCGACAGCGGGGAAATCTGTGTGGATATCTCTGACAGTCCCTGGGGTTTGATGTCGGGTCTGGATTCTTCACAAAAGTATTATCACACCGGGGATTCCGCGTATTTGGACAATATGGGGAACTTTACCTACTGCGATCGTATCGACGGTTTGTTTAAATCCTCAGACTATCGCATCAGTCCGTTCGAGATTGAGTTTGTCTTGAAAGAATTTCCTGCCATTCGAGAAGCGGTGGTCATTCCCAGCCCGGACCCCATTCGTGAAAACGTGCCGAAGGCCTTGATCACTGTCAGCAAAGGCGTCGAACCCAGCAAAGAGCTGGCGTTGGATATTATGAACTTTGCACGCATGCGTCTGTCTCCATTTAAACGTATACGCCGTGTGGAGTTCATGGAAATTCCCAAGAACACTTCCGGCGAAGTGCTCCGTTCGGATTTGGTAAATCTGGAGCGCGAAAAAAGGAAAAGTGGAGAAAAAGCCCCTTATGAGTTCTGGGAAGAGGATGCCAAGATCGTCATCCCTGACACGTGGGCGCAAGAACTGCCTTGA
- a CDS encoding metallophosphoesterase produces MGIFRTVASTLILAIFVYVSHQLTRFTDFSWQETTLVVSLLAFLFALVIGTFLFFWKEKKLDVNPWRDRLLNGSLTVMAYINFLITLVILRDLLAFADKISGSWISLDTLYSSQATAALMGLPVAMIALGNAIVRRGARAKVMPISFANLPSELERLRIVHITDLHISPSLPLRLVQKLVDQVNAMKPDLVVFTGDILDSFIEKHQAEFEILKDMRATHGIYYVPGNHEYYWDAPKGLQAFRSLGFHVLINQATTLNFGKAQLQIAGIPDPAALHFRQEGPELEKVAHQLRPGTFKILLSHQPSLAPHIEKLGVDLQLSGHTHGGQFFPWNWLIVFFERYAKGLYQVGAMQLYVNQGTGYWGPQLRLGTYCELTEIILRKA; encoded by the coding sequence ATGGGAATTTTTCGTACAGTTGCCAGCACTCTTATTCTTGCGATCTTTGTCTATGTCTCTCACCAGTTGACCCGCTTTACAGACTTTTCGTGGCAGGAAACAACTTTGGTTGTGAGCCTTCTCGCGTTCTTGTTCGCTTTGGTGATTGGAACTTTCCTCTTCTTCTGGAAAGAAAAAAAGCTGGACGTCAATCCATGGCGGGACCGTCTTTTGAATGGCTCCCTGACCGTCATGGCCTATATCAATTTTCTGATCACTCTGGTGATTCTGCGCGATCTGCTGGCCTTTGCTGACAAGATCAGCGGCTCGTGGATTTCCCTGGACACCCTTTACAGCTCCCAGGCCACCGCCGCCTTGATGGGACTGCCGGTGGCGATGATCGCCCTGGGAAATGCCATCGTCCGCCGCGGGGCCCGCGCCAAAGTCATGCCGATTTCTTTTGCCAACCTTCCCTCTGAACTGGAACGCCTGCGCATCGTGCACATCACGGATTTGCATATCAGCCCCAGTCTGCCACTGCGTCTGGTGCAAAAACTGGTTGATCAGGTCAACGCCATGAAGCCGGACCTGGTTGTCTTCACCGGCGACATTCTGGACAGTTTCATTGAAAAACATCAGGCCGAGTTTGAAATCCTGAAAGACATGCGCGCCACCCACGGAATCTATTATGTTCCCGGCAACCACGAATATTACTGGGATGCCCCGAAGGGACTTCAGGCCTTCCGGTCGCTGGGATTCCATGTGCTGATCAATCAGGCCACCACCCTGAACTTCGGCAAGGCCCAATTGCAGATTGCGGGCATTCCCGACCCGGCCGCCCTGCACTTTCGCCAAGAGGGGCCGGAGCTTGAAAAGGTCGCCCACCAACTGCGCCCGGGAACCTTTAAAATTCTTCTGTCCCACCAGCCGTCCCTGGCCCCGCATATTGAAAAACTGGGGGTGGACTTACAGCTTTCCGGCCACACCCACGGCGGACAGTTCTTCCCGTGGAACTGGCTGATCGTGTTCTTTGAACGCTATGCCAAGGGGCTTTATCAGGTCGGAGCTATGCAGCTCTATGTCAATCAGGGAACGGGTTACTGGGGACCGCAACTGCGTCTGGGAACTTATTGCGAACTGACTGAAATTATCCTTCGCAAGGCTTAA
- a CDS encoding regulatory protein RecX, with the protein MSREKDPLKTRQAAKKKVMDMIARRDHSEKELRTKLKEKFSDEEDVGDIIDEAIEFAKDNRWLGDPVDLAHRLADMLHRRNKGIYYINNYLKEKGLPAVETDRALELEKALAIVKNKYDEDHNFSREEKARVGRLLASRGFDSETVRKVIYEKL; encoded by the coding sequence ATGTCCCGAGAGAAAGATCCCCTGAAAACCCGACAAGCCGCCAAGAAAAAGGTCATGGACATGATCGCGCGCCGGGACCATTCCGAAAAAGAACTTCGCACCAAATTGAAAGAGAAGTTCTCAGACGAAGAGGACGTGGGGGATATCATCGATGAAGCCATCGAGTTTGCCAAAGACAACCGCTGGCTGGGCGACCCCGTCGACCTGGCCCATCGTTTGGCCGACATGCTTCATCGCCGTAACAAGGGCATCTATTACATCAACAACTACCTGAAGGAAAAAGGTCTTCCCGCTGTTGAGACAGATCGCGCTTTGGAGCTTGAAAAGGCGCTGGCGATTGTCAAAAATAAGTACGACGAAGACCACAATTTTTCCCGAGAGGAAAAAGCCCGAGTGGGCCGGTTGCTGGCTTCCCGTGGATTCGATTCTGAGACCGTAAGAAAGGTTATTTATGAAAAGCTCTGA